A window from Streptomyces sp. NBC_00271 encodes these proteins:
- a CDS encoding glycoside hydrolase family 5 protein: protein MPTIRRLVKYLTSGTAVLALLTTAPTAMATVPEPVAAKALPQANAAAADTWQPPLSTQGRYIVDARGNRFRLKSANWDGAQGSWTGSGSSTDPANHHAGQDSYGIPLGLDRAPLPELLADFHELGINSIRLPFSNEMIHATAPVPDVAVAANPQLRGRTPLQIYDAVVAALTQDGFAVILNNHTNTSRWCCGIDGNERWNSSQSTQQWTDDWVFMARRYATDSRVVGADLYNEVRRDVLDDPNWGTGDGHDWYAAAQQAADRILTEANPNLLIVIEGINWTGIPVDGLPHDRPTLTPVRTLSHTLVDAHKLVYSAHFYGYTGPRHSGATGIGETHDARYQDLTRDQLYQVLADQAFYVTTEGQHYTAPVWISEFGIGANETGTAPRTWFGNITDYFADHDADFAYWPLVGWEGHDDWALLRYDTAGRRYGILDQGDWRATAWSHLMTAPTRTGTITPVPVWRMLTTDHGDQVQSLRVRAGGDWDSGAYKAACPDGLRLIGLSHTSGRGLCTDTTTGDLRAAGNAQTVVTDERYVPTGGDWASGYTKLQCPAGQFLIGYSRRGDRVSAALCAPGRTPLGATGRTVWFDRSDTRPADLAGGDFAYGVYKGQCSADEYAAGIAFTTRVGSTAGPAALLCTPLKP from the coding sequence ATGCCGACCATACGTAGACTTGTCAAGTACCTGACATCAGGGACGGCCGTTCTCGCGCTGCTGACCACGGCGCCGACGGCCATGGCCACCGTCCCGGAGCCCGTCGCCGCCAAAGCCCTCCCCCAGGCCAACGCCGCGGCGGCCGACACCTGGCAGCCGCCGCTGTCGACCCAGGGCCGGTACATCGTCGACGCCCGGGGAAACCGGTTCCGCCTGAAGTCGGCCAACTGGGACGGCGCTCAGGGCTCATGGACCGGAAGCGGCAGCAGCACCGACCCCGCCAACCACCACGCAGGCCAGGACTCCTACGGCATCCCCCTCGGCCTCGACCGTGCCCCGCTGCCCGAACTGCTCGCCGACTTCCACGAACTCGGCATCAACAGCATCCGGCTGCCGTTCTCCAACGAGATGATCCACGCGACAGCGCCCGTGCCGGACGTGGCCGTCGCCGCCAATCCGCAACTGCGCGGCAGGACGCCCCTGCAGATCTACGACGCCGTCGTGGCCGCCCTCACCCAGGACGGGTTCGCGGTCATCCTCAACAACCATACGAACACCTCCCGTTGGTGCTGCGGCATCGACGGCAACGAACGGTGGAACAGCAGCCAGTCCACCCAGCAGTGGACGGACGACTGGGTCTTCATGGCCCGCCGGTACGCCACCGACTCCCGTGTCGTGGGCGCCGACCTCTACAACGAGGTACGCCGCGACGTACTGGACGACCCCAACTGGGGCACGGGCGACGGGCACGACTGGTACGCCGCCGCCCAACAAGCCGCGGACCGCATCCTCACCGAGGCCAACCCCAACCTCCTCATCGTCATCGAGGGCATCAACTGGACCGGCATCCCCGTCGACGGACTGCCGCACGACCGCCCCACCCTCACCCCCGTGCGCACGCTCTCGCACACCCTCGTGGACGCCCACAAGCTGGTCTACTCCGCCCACTTCTACGGCTACACCGGCCCCCGGCACAGCGGCGCCACCGGAATCGGCGAGACCCACGACGCCCGCTACCAGGACCTGACCCGCGACCAGCTGTACCAGGTCCTCGCCGACCAGGCCTTCTACGTCACGACAGAGGGGCAGCACTACACCGCGCCGGTGTGGATCAGCGAATTCGGCATCGGCGCCAATGAGACGGGCACCGCGCCCCGCACCTGGTTCGGCAACATCACCGACTACTTCGCCGACCATGACGCCGACTTCGCCTACTGGCCCCTGGTCGGCTGGGAGGGCCACGACGACTGGGCCCTGCTGCGCTACGACACCGCGGGACGACGGTACGGCATCCTCGACCAGGGCGACTGGCGCGCCACCGCCTGGAGTCACCTCATGACCGCTCCCACACGTACCGGAACCATCACGCCGGTCCCTGTCTGGCGCATGCTGACCACCGACCACGGCGACCAAGTGCAGTCCCTGCGCGTACGAGCCGGCGGCGACTGGGATTCGGGGGCCTACAAGGCCGCCTGCCCCGACGGCCTGCGGCTGATCGGCCTCAGCCACACCTCCGGGCGTGGCCTGTGCACCGACACCACCACCGGCGACCTGCGGGCCGCAGGCAACGCCCAGACGGTCGTCACCGACGAACGCTACGTCCCCACGGGCGGCGACTGGGCCAGTGGCTACACCAAACTCCAGTGCCCCGCAGGGCAGTTCCTCATCGGCTACAGCCGCCGCGGTGACCGCGTGTCGGCGGCCCTGTGCGCACCCGGGCGCACCCCGCTGGGGGCCACCGGACGGACCGTCTGGTTCGACCGATCCGACACCCGGCCCGCCGACCTGGCGGGCGGCGACTTCGCCTACGGCGTGTACAAGGGCCAGTGTTCCGCCGACGAGTACGCCGCCGGTATCGCCTTCACCACCCGCGTGGGCAGCACCGCGGGCCCCGCCGCCCTGCTGTGCACTCCGCTGAAGCCCTGA
- a CDS encoding MFS transporter — MDGDRRGWRQCLLSGAVFVVCMAGTTLPSPLYGLYQEKFGFSELTVTVVYAVYAFGVIGVLLLTGNASDSVGRRPVLLWGLGFSAASAVCFLCATGLGWLYAGRLLSGLSAGLFTGTATAYVMELAPYGGASRATFVATAANMGGLGCGPLLSGVLAQYAAWPLYLPFAVHLALVACSAVVLLRLPETVRERRPLSTVRPQRPGLPAQVRAVFGPAAIASFVGFALFGVFTSVSPAFLAQSLKVDNHAVSGLVVALAFFASTAGQLAVGRVGMGRSLPLGCAALLVGLALLAGALRWDLMVLVVLSALVGGGGQGLAFRAALSAVAEASPADRRAAVISMLFVVAYAGISVPVIGVGLLAVHIGLEGAGLVFIVCMAVLVSTAAVYLLRRPVPART, encoded by the coding sequence ATGGACGGTGATCGCCGAGGGTGGCGCCAGTGTTTGCTCAGCGGGGCGGTGTTCGTCGTGTGCATGGCCGGCACCACGCTGCCGTCTCCCCTCTACGGCCTCTATCAGGAGAAGTTCGGGTTCTCCGAGCTGACGGTCACCGTCGTGTACGCCGTGTACGCCTTCGGGGTCATCGGCGTGCTGCTGCTGACGGGGAACGCCTCGGACTCCGTGGGCAGACGTCCGGTACTGCTGTGGGGCCTGGGGTTCTCCGCGGCGAGCGCCGTCTGTTTCCTGTGCGCCACGGGGCTGGGCTGGCTGTACGCGGGACGGCTGCTGTCGGGGCTGTCCGCCGGTCTGTTCACCGGGACTGCCACGGCGTACGTGATGGAGTTGGCGCCGTACGGCGGCGCCTCCCGGGCCACGTTCGTGGCGACGGCAGCCAACATGGGCGGCCTCGGCTGTGGCCCGCTGCTCTCCGGAGTGCTCGCGCAGTACGCCGCCTGGCCGCTGTACCTCCCGTTCGCCGTGCATCTCGCCCTGGTGGCCTGCTCGGCCGTCGTCCTGCTGCGGCTTCCGGAGACCGTGCGGGAGCGGCGGCCGCTGAGCACCGTACGGCCGCAACGGCCCGGCCTGCCCGCGCAGGTGCGGGCGGTGTTCGGGCCCGCGGCGATCGCCTCGTTCGTGGGGTTCGCGCTGTTCGGGGTGTTCACGTCGGTCAGCCCGGCGTTCCTCGCGCAGTCGCTGAAGGTGGACAACCACGCCGTCAGCGGGCTGGTGGTCGCGCTGGCCTTCTTCGCCTCGACCGCCGGGCAGCTCGCCGTCGGCCGGGTCGGGATGGGGCGATCGCTGCCCCTGGGCTGCGCGGCACTCCTCGTCGGGCTGGCGCTGCTCGCGGGCGCGCTGCGGTGGGACCTGATGGTGCTGGTGGTGCTGAGCGCGCTCGTCGGCGGGGGCGGGCAGGGGCTGGCGTTTCGCGCGGCGCTGTCCGCGGTGGCCGAGGCGTCTCCCGCGGACCGGCGCGCGGCGGTGATCTCGATGCTGTTCGTGGTGGCCTACGCGGGTATCTCGGTGCCGGTGATCGGTGTGGGGCTCCTGGCGG
- a CDS encoding SAM-dependent methyltransferase — MNREQISRLAHADHPIAAPLDDDSVRRLLERGIPRGGARVLDLGCGGGEWLLRALATHPHLRAEGVDISESALAHARKAARTLGLQERLVLHQENAADFAAPHMFDLVISVGATHAFGGLLATLEAARKHLAPGGRVLVGDGFWSQEPSPDAVEMLGDLADLPTTVDRVISDGWTPVDGHISTSRELDDYEWAWTGSLASWALDHPDDPDSSQALAAATTHRTEWLSVYRDVFGFVCLILRPTSD, encoded by the coding sequence GTGAATCGTGAACAGATCTCCAGGCTTGCCCATGCGGACCATCCGATTGCGGCCCCGCTCGACGACGACTCGGTGCGCCGACTGCTGGAACGCGGTATTCCGCGAGGTGGCGCGCGCGTACTCGACCTCGGCTGCGGTGGCGGGGAGTGGCTCCTGCGCGCGCTGGCCACGCATCCGCACCTGCGGGCCGAGGGCGTCGACATCTCCGAGAGCGCGCTGGCACACGCCCGGAAGGCCGCGCGCACCCTCGGCCTGCAAGAGCGCCTCGTGCTCCACCAGGAGAATGCCGCGGACTTCGCTGCCCCGCACATGTTCGACCTGGTGATCAGCGTCGGCGCCACGCATGCCTTCGGCGGCCTGCTCGCCACCCTCGAGGCGGCACGCAAACACCTGGCTCCCGGCGGTCGCGTCCTGGTCGGTGACGGATTCTGGTCACAGGAGCCGTCCCCCGACGCCGTGGAGATGCTCGGCGACCTCGCCGACCTGCCGACCACCGTGGACCGCGTCATCTCCGACGGATGGACACCCGTCGACGGGCACATCAGCACGAGCCGGGAGCTCGACGACTACGAATGGGCCTGGACGGGGTCACTGGCCTCATGGGCCTTGGACCACCCCGACGATCCGGACAGTTCGCAGGCGCTGGCGGCGGCCACCACCCACCGCACCGAATGGCTGAGCGTCTACCGGGACGTCTTCGGCTTCGTCTGCCTGATCCTGCGCCCGACGTCCGACTGA